accggtcaaaagttttagaacacctactcattcaagggttttcctttatttgtactattttctacattgtagaataatagtgaagacatcacaactttgaaataacacatgtggaatcatgtagtaaccaaaaagtgttaaacaaatcaaaatatattttagattcttcaaagtagccaccttttcccgtgatgacagctttgcacactcttggcattctctcaaccggcttcacctggaatgcttttccaacagtcttgaaggagttcccacatatactgagcacttattggctgcttttccttcactctgcggtctgactcatcccaaaccatctcaatttggttgaggttgcgggattgtggagaccagatcatctgatgcatcactccatcactctcctttttggtaAAATagtcattacacagcctggatgattgttgattgtcctgttgaaaaacaaactatagtcccactaaacccaaaccagatgggattgtgtttactgcagaatgctgtggtagccatggtagttaagtgtgccttaaattctaaatacatcacagacagtttcaccagcaaagcaccccacaccacaacacctcctcctccatgcttcatgatgggaaccacacatgcggagatcatccgttcacccacaccgtgtctcacaaagacacagaggcgGGATCCAAAAATCTCCAacttggactccagaccaaaggccAAATTTCCATCGGTCTGACGTccgttgttcgtgtttcttggcctaagaaagtctcttcttattggtgtcctttagtaggggtttctttgaagcaattcgaccatgaagtcctgattcacacagtctcctctgaacagttgatgttgagatgtgtctgttacttgaactctgtgaagcatttatttgggctgcaaattctgagcatggtaactctaatgaacttatcctctgcagcagaggtaactctgagtcttccattcctgtgagggtcctcatgagagcgagtgtcatcatagcgcttgatagtttttgtgactgcacttgaagaaactttcaaagttcttgaaatattaTGTATTGTCTGACCTTCATGCCCTAaggtaatgatgaactgtcattctcttagcttatttgagctgttcttgccataatatggacttggtcttttaccaaatagagatatcttctgtataccacccctaccttgtcacaacgcaactgattggctcaaatgcattaagaaggaaagaaattccacaacttttaagaaggcacacctgtttattgaaatgcattctaggtgactacctcatgaagctggttgagagaatgctgagagtgtgcaaagctgtcatcaaggtaaaggggggctatttgaagaatctcaaatataaaatgtatttttatttgtttaaaacctttttggttactacatgattccatgtgttatttcatagttttgatgtcttcactattattcctcaatgtagaaaatagttaaaaattaaaaataaaaacccttgaatgagtagctgttctAAAACTTTTAGCGTTGTGAAACGGTAGAGTATATGCATCTGTTGGATATACcggataccttaaaaaaaggtaagGGATCAGAAAATCAGTCAGTGTCTGATGTGACCACCATATGATGCATGCAGCACCACACATCTCCTTCGTAtacagttgatcaggctgttcatTGTGCCACTTCAATGTTCTCCCACTTCAATGGCTCTGCTAAGTTGCTGGATATttgtgggaactggaacatgctgttgtacatgtcgatccagagcatcccaaacatgttcaatgggtgacatgtctggtgagtatgcaggccatggaagaactgggacattttcagcttctggGAATTATGTACTGATCATtgagacatggggccgtgcattatcaagctgaaacatgaggtgatggtggcggatgaatggcctCAAGATCTCATCAAGGTATCTCTATGGATTTAAATTGCCATCAATGAAATGCAATTGTGTgcattgtccgtagtttatgcctgcccataccattaccccaccgccaccatggggcactttgttaacaacattgacatcagcaaaccacttgcccacacaacgccacacacactgtctgccatctgcccggtacagttgaaaccgggattcgtCCGTGAAGagcttctccagcgtgccagcggccatcgaaggtgagcatttgcccacttacatcggttacgacgccaaactccagtcaggtcaagaccccggtgaggacgacgagcatgaAGATGGTTTCTgaaagtttgtgcagaaattctttggttgtgcaaacaaAACAGTTTCATCAGCcctccgggtggctggtctcagatgatcccgcaggggaagaagccggatgttgaggtcctgggctggcttggttacatgtggtctgcggttgtgagggcagttggacatactgccaaattttctaaaacgacattggtggcagcttttggtagagaaattaacattcagtttTCTGGTTACAGCTCTGatgggcattcctgcagtcagcattccaattctcCCTCAAAActcgagacatctgtggcattgttttgtATGAGAAAATTGTACATTTtaaagtgaccttttattgtccccagcactgtgtaatgatcattctgtttaatcagcttcttgatatgacacacctgtcaggtggatggattatcttggtaaaggggaaatactcactaacagggatgtaaacaaacttGTGCACAATTTTTCTTTTGTGCATTTGGAACGTATCTGAGATCTTTAATTTCAGcccatgaaacatgggaacactttacatgttgcgtttatatttttgtttagtatacttggggctcccaagtggcgcagcggtctaaggcactgtatgtcagggacaagaggcatcactacagacaccctggttcaaatccaggctgtatcacaaccggccgtgattgggagtcccatagggtctCACAATTGGCccggtttggccggtgtaggctgtcattgtaaataagaatttgttcttaactgacttccctggttaaataaaaaaattacttATAGAGGTTTTTATTGAGTCTAGCCTAAGAAAAGTATTCACAAAGATTTATGGAATAACTCACTTTAAATTACAGTACTATTAAAATGTGATTCATGTCTTTGTTATGTTGGCACACCTATGCAATGTCCTATTTAAAGTTTCTTATTTTGAAACACTTTGATCTGAATAGCAAACATACATTTCTCTCACAATAAACATATGCTTATAAAAAATTAGGCACTTGAGCAAATTTCAGGTTTGCCAAGTGCAAACTTGAACtgtgtgaaaattctgtgcaacttccagcacACGTTtgctgaggctgtacccactttaagttactgTTTCAAAAAGTAttctactgtggctatttgatcataatgtaggcttAACAGAGTAGCCTACCATCAACAACAATTGAGAAATTGTATGTTGTTCAATATAGGACTACATTCCgtgagtaaaaataaataaatagacatTACcttgtttatccacttgtccttcagacaaggaggtgactgaacatGTTGTGGTGTCGATGCaggaaaccactttacaaaattaAAGATctttattattcccataccataattacagagaatcagacaaatgattctaccctctgcctattggctattTAGATCATAATTACATAGAATCAGACAAATGAttctaccctctgcctattggctacttagatcataattacagagaatcagacaaatgattctaccctctgcctattggctacttagatcataattacagagaatcagacaaattattctaccctctgcctattggctacttagcttattcaagcatgtctcaaaatacaacatgGCCCCTTaattaaagacaaaacaaaagcttttacctgactcgcttttcaaagatggACAGCTTTTCTTCTGTTGTAGGAAGAAATCACTCccccattgctgactacaaataaTATATAACTGGGCTTATAACTCACTAAATAGcaaggatatgaacaaatgtgcacatttggctacatgcagctcacgctttgatctcaaaacaagcgcatctactcaTGACCGCTCATCCTGttaacacagtccagttcaaagtgaatggcacagatccatatatggctaTGGTCTATTTACATATAGGcttactgcagctctgattggttatgccgcACTGGTCTGGTCTGTGTAGAATACGGGGCCTGACTCGTGCCTGATAGTGTTTAACTAAGTTGGAAAACTaggaagttgagtgaagttcaatctagTGCGTTGCTCTGTGCGATAGTCCCAGGGGTGCGCACGAGCGCAGCTGAAGGCCTCAGTTTAGCTGAACTCGGCTAGCCGAACTGAACGAGTGTGCTCACAAACTCCCTTAAAAGACCGTCGCTTGAAAAATGAGAAAATAAGCACCAATGGTACTGTTTGTCCCTTTTGAGACGccatagccagtatacacttcctcattATAGTCAGAtttaatctaagataactcaagaaatgtgTCATTAATTTTGACGTTTAGTcgtgcaattttacatctaactaagacgTTGACCAATCATCGACGAAGAGGCGTAGACTTCGGCTCCAAACTTCGGCTCCAAACTTCGGGTCCAAACTTCCAGGTAAAAAAATGTGTGTTCCCGAACAACCCGAAAAACCCTCACCGaagtccaaaacaaacaaaatgtcGTCATAATATGTGCACGAACTCTACCGACCCGTTCCAGCTGGGAAGAATGCAGACACCTTTAttattagagggaacattggtcatGACCTtgataccaactgagctacacaggaccaccctTGGCATGACCTTGATATTATCAGAGGTTACCAGAGGCTACACAGGACCACCCTTTTTCTTCTTTCaaatgttcttctctctctctctctgtgtgtgtgtgtgtgtgtgtgtgtgtgtgtgtgtgtgtgtgtgtgtgtgtgtgtgtgtgtgtgtgtgtgtgtgtgtgtgtgtgtgtgtgtgtgtgtgtgtgtgtgtgtgtgtgtgtgtgtgtgtgtgtgtgtgtgtgtgtgtgtgtgtgtgtgtgtgtgtgtgtgtgtgtgtgagtgaggaacCAATAGGCTCGTTGTTGAAAGTCCCTGGAGATGGATGTCGTCCATGTTGGCTGAACCAACATGTCAATCATTCAACTCTACTATTTCCTAACTGTGATGAAATTCAGCACTACTATTTCCTAACTGTGATGACATTCAAACCTTATGTGTAATGCATACAGTATATCATCTCCTTAACGATAAATCTGTCTACATACTAGAACAAGCATGTGGAATGAGTTGTGGTAGCATTGTGAAATGGAGGGATAATGTCACAACCAAACATTAGTAGCGTTTACCTGTACATTAATCAATTACTCACGTTATGGGAAAGTGTCATGAATGATGAGTCAAGTGAAGATGCCCACATTGATATGGCTGATACTGGCCTAGAGAGCAGCATGCAATGTGTTtcaacactgatgtcctgcttaGCAGCATGCAATGTGTTTCAACATAGCAGCAAATGTGTTTCAAATCAGcatctgatgtcactgatgtcctGCTTAGCATCATGCAAtcaacactgatgtcctgcttaGCATCATGCAATACAAATCAGCACTGATGTCCTGCTTAGCAACATGCAATACTGATGTCCTGCTTAGCAGCATGCAATACTGATGCCCTGCTTAGCAACATGCAATACTGATGTCCTGCTTAGCAGCATGCAATACAAATCAGCAATGATGTCCTACTTAGCAACATGCAATACAAATCAGCACTGATGTCCTACTTAGCAACATGCAATACAAAtcaacactgatgtcctgcttaGCAACATGCAATACTGATGTCCTGCTTAGCAACATGCAATACTGATGTTCTGCTTAGCAGCATGCAATACTGATGTCCTGCTTAGCAGCATGTAATACAAAtcaacactgatgtcctgcttaGCAGCATGCAATACAAATCAACACTGATGTTCTGCTTAGCAACATGCAATACTGATGTCCTGCTTAGCAACATGCAATACTGATGTCCTGCTTAGCAACATGCAATACTGATGTCCTGCTAAGCAACATGCAATACTGATGTCCTGCTTAGCAACATGCAATACTGATGTCCTGCTAAGCAACATGCAATACAAAtcaacactgatgtcctgcttaGCAACATGCAATACATAtcaacactgatgtcctgcttaGCAACATGCAATACATAtcaacactgatgtcctgcttaGCAGCATGCAATACATAtcaacactgatgtcctgcttaGCAACATGCAATACATATCGACACTGATGTCCTGCTAAGCAACATGCAATACAAAtcaacactgatgtcctgctaaGCAACATGCAATACATAtcaacactgatgtcctgctaaGCAACATGCAATACTGATGTCCTGCTAAGCAGCATGCAATACTGATGTCCTGCTTAGCAACATGCAATACTGATGTCCTGCTTAGCAACATGCAATACTGATGTCCTGCTTAGCAACATgcaacactgatgtcctgcttaGCAACATGCAATACTGATGTCCTGCTTAGCAACATGCAATACTGATGTCCTGCTTAGCAACATgcaacactgatgtcctgcttaGCAACATGCAATACATatgaacactgatgtcctgcttaGCAGCATGCAATACAAATCAACACTGATGTCCTACTTAGCAACATGCAATACTGATGTCCTGCTTAGCAGCATGTAATACTGATGTCCTGCTTAGCAACATGCAATACTGATACCCTGCTTAGCAATATGCAATACTGATGTCCTGCTTAGCAACATGCAATACTGATGTCCTGCTTAGCAACATGCAATACTGATACCCTGCTTAGCAATATGCAATACTGATGTCCTGCTTAGCAACATGCAATACTGATGTCCTGCTTAGCAGCATGCAATACTGATGTCCTGCTTAGCAGCATGCAATACTGATGTCCTGCTTAGCAGCATGCAATACTGATGTCCTGCTTAGCAACATGCAATACTGATGTCCTGCTTAGCAACATGCAATACTGATGTCCTGCTTAGCAACATGCAATACTGATGTCCTGCTTAGCAGCATGCAATACTGATGTCCTGCTTAGCAACATGCAATACTGATGTCCTGCTTAGCAACATGCAATACTGATGTCCTGCTTAGCAACATGCAATACTGATGTCCTGCTTAGCAGCATGCAATACAAATCAACACTGATGTCCTACTTAGCAACATGCAATACAAAtcaacactgatgtcctgcttaGCAACATGCAATACAAATCAACACTGATGTCCTACTTAGCAACATGCAATACTGATGTTCTGCTTAGCAGCATGCAATACAAATCAACACTGATGTCCTACTTAGCAACATGCAATACTGATGTCCTGCTTATTCAGTTCTTTGTCCTCCTTTTGAGGTGTAATTAGACAAGCTATTAATCACAAACAACACCAAAGCCTACAAACAAACCATTAGTATCAGTTTGCTGAGTTGTACAACAGTTAGTATACTATAGTTAGTATACTATAGTTAGTATACTATAGTTAGTATACAGCAGTTAGTATACTATAGTTAGTATACTATAGTTAGTATACTATAGTTAGTATACTATAGTTAGTATACTATAGTTAGTATACTATATTTAGTATACTATAGTTAGTATACAGCAGTTAGTATACTATAGTTAGTATACAGCAGTTAGTATACTATAGTTAGTATACTATAGTTAGTATACAGCTGTTAGTATACTATAGTTAGTATACTATAGTTTCTCTCTTTACCGGTCTCTTTACACATACAACAAGAGCTGCTACGGTGTCATTCCTGTCTGTCAACCCTAAGTCTAACCCTTCACTTTCTCTCCTTCCGCTCCTCTCTCCAGATGAGGACAGCAGCCCAGAGAACCTGCTCCTTCATGGGCCTTTTTCCCGCAAGCCGAAGCGCATCCGGACAGCCTTctccccctcacagctcctcaggCTGGAGAGGGCCTTTGAGAAGAACCACTATGTGGTGGGAGCAGAACGGAAGCAGCTCGCCAGCGGCCTCTGCCTCACGGAGACACAGGTGTGTGATGGGGGGACTCAGCGATGTTGAACGCACCCTAAACCCCTAGGGCCTAAAAGCCCATTTGTGCTTGATCCGAAAATGTGTTCGGAGGCTCCGGATGGAGGGTGTGACACAATTGGGAGGCTGGCGGAGGCCAAATTGAACTCTGTACCGTATCGTTATGCTCCTTcgtatagctccgcattgacatgattggttgacggtaggtccAGTATGAACATAAattcacttccttgacaacttcctcgACAACAGCTCTGCTCAGCGAAGTGCAAGTAGTATACATGCCCTGACTTTAGAGGCCGTATCATAGTAAATGCTGTATGGCCACTGCAGAACGCGGATTTACCGTGCAAAGCCTTGAAGGCATGGCTGCATTCCAGAGCGCTGAAACAGGAGATATGAGTAGACTCGTAGTCAGAACTCcacaacaccccctcaaccaaCGTATAGCAAAACCAGGTTTCTCCACCACAAGTTGTTTGTCCTACAGTAGATATGGGGATGGGCAAGGTGATGTCAATAAATTATGTAGTAAATTTCACAATGATTATTTATGACTTCATTTCCATAATCAACATCAGAAACACGCTGCTGATAAACAGCAATTTAGGCTTTTCGCAATCCTCTCATGCAATATATTATACATTGGGAATACAGTATTGCGATGTGCTGAACTTTTAATTTCAAAGGAATTAGACCAATAATTGAATCAAGCTTGTAAATGTGATATAAAAATTACAACCAGACAGAAACATGAGATAGAAATATGTTGCTATTTGCAAACAGCTGTAAAGAACGAGAGTATGTGAAGCCTTAGGTAAAGGCAATGTTTGCCAGTTCTATAGAGACAATATGGAAGCAATAACAGTTTTACACCATGTGAAATATTgtgttgtcattgttgctagGACACTTTGAAAAATGCTTAGCTTAAAAAATCATAGGGGAGACACACGCAGATACTTTTATAACTAGTAAAGGTACATTTACTGAAGAAAATGTGTGTGCTTGCTTCAGCCGTCTCATGGTGTTTCATGGACGTGGAAGAACAAGTAATAGTAGTTTTTACAAAAAGCACATTGATACTATATATTTTACCATTTGTTTCTTCCAGTACTAAACTCGacgtctctcctttctctcccaggTAAAGGTTTGGTTCCAGAACAGGAGGACGAAGCACAAGAGACAGAAGCTGGAGGAAGAGTCACCTGAGTCTCAGCAGAAGAGGAAAGGAAGCCAGCACGTCAGCCGCTGGAGGGTCGCTACGCAGCAGGGCAGTGGCCCTGAGGACATCGATGTCATCTcagaggactgactgactgctggcTGACTGTGTCGGCAGTCTGTGTGCTCCTCTGAACACCTGGTTTGACCTTTCAATGAAAACGATCACTGCTTTAAGTTGGACAGGAGAAGGCCAAGTTCATCATTTTTATTACACAGCTCTGAATGCTGTAAACGTGGTGGACATCTGCATTTTGGTCTATGTTGCTTGCCGTAGCAGCACAAATGACTGAAGAGAGACGGTTTGACTGAGAGGAATCCATTCAATACAGTTGGTTACTCTATTGTCTACCTGAACTTGAGATTGTCCTTCTCTCACACTCACATTTAACAAAACATTGTCATTGTTTTAGCGTTTTCAGTTTGTTGTGTAATTGTACAATGCTAAATATGCACAATATGTTTGAGGTCAAAAATAAGCCATTGGTATGATAGCTATAGAGGAACCACCTAGAACCTGCTGATTCTGTTTAGGATTTAGTTTGTCTTAATTATAGTCTTTACACCAGTCCCACTGAAAAGTAGGTAACCACCGCTACAGACAATACATCAGATGCCACATTACCCTGAGATATGTTTTGGAGTCTCACATTGGAATAGTTTGGACAATTTAAATTGTAAGTATTTATGTACATCTAAAAATGTTATTCTATGCATATTTTGTCCTTGTTTTGTTTCCTCTGTATGTTTAAAAAGGCAGTTTTTGCCTAGTTTGTTACTCTTTAAATTCATTGCAAGTTTGTTTTTGCCCTTTGACCAATATTTGATCCATTCTACTGAGACCATGTAGAATGTACAGCGCAGGCACATTACAACTTGTCCACAAGAATGACATGAAAAAACAAATGTACCTCAATACTACATTTATTTCAGCAACCACTACAATTCCTGTGATATCATGTTATGTAGCACTTCGtagtggaatatatatatatatttttatttgttttaaatAGATGTTAGAAATAACGCACTATAAGTAGGCCTACACTTTGATTTTCTTTGAACCTATGCCCCGAGAGTGAACGTTTTTtgtactttctgtgtgtggtCAGATGACTttggaaaataaaaaaacatcaacATAACATTATTTGAACAATACTACTGATATGTTATGTGCGAGGATGTCTAAGCGTTAATTTTATGACCTATTTTCAACATCTATAATTGTCGACACGTGAAACCACAAACACGTATCGGTTAAATGACAACGACACAGAACTTGAAAAAGTAAATTGATTCACGACGATTTGGTATTTGttatttggtatttggtatttgttATTTGTTCTACACCTTTGTAGAACAGCTGTTAATATGTTTACGAACTGCGGTTGAATAGTCTAAACTCAGCATATTTTTGTGACatgtatacattttttaatttGTTAAAATAAAAACGTACAGAAAGGCTAGCCTATATACAGAGGCATGGTTCTAGTTTATAACGCTTTATCTTGTGTTGTTAAACATGTTATCCATAAGAAACCCAAATGGTCTGTGTTTTACTCATCTATATTCAGTCTGCAGATAGCCTTTATTATTAGGCCTATCCTAAATTATACATTGGCTATAATAGGGTTATTGACAATTAGCCTAGATTATTAATACACATTTTGACGAAAACATTAAACATAAGGAGGTTCTTTAGACGGCAGTAGGCCTATTAAGTTAGGGCCAATCCTTTTTCAATGTATTCTCCGTCTGGACTTGTGCCTGTAGGTCTATAATCTGTAACTCAACGAGACACTGGATAGGTTGCGATGAGTGCAGGGCCAAATACGACGACACGTTCAAAGCGATATGTGAAACAAGTTGAACTTAAACTCGGTGTCAATACACACTCTGTTCCGTCTCGTGCTCTTCAAAGGACATCTTTCACCAGAAATATTGTTGTGCCAGAGATGTTTTTCTTTCCGGACACACCGAAGGACATGCAACACTTACAACAGCAAAAAATAGAGAATGACAAACGTAAATTGATTAGCATCCCAGGCCATAAACCTTCAGCCGAAAGAGTTTCCAAAAAGGTATGCCTATGTCAGACTCAGAATCAAACGCATATTTTTTTATTCCCATTTTTGCCATGCATGAGATGAGGATATGCTGCTATGGGAAAACAACTTCACTGTTCCGTTATGCCGACACACACAGACGAGTAACGGCTGAGAAATAGACAATCACAGCAAGACATGTGTCGGGCCAAACGGACATGATCAACCCAACAACAGGTCAAAACCCGTCCCTGCTATTATTACTAACATGACATTTCCTCCTTACTAAAACGGCTTTCTTTGGGGAATAGAGACAAGTCTAGCGTGAGCCATAGTATTAATCAGTGATATATGGAGCATAGTCCCTGAGTGGTCAATCATTTAGAGCCGTTGTTCTTCATACTCAAACTGTCCCTAATTTCATTCTACGTTTTATTATATTCTATGTCACCATTGTTGTGTTTGATATTCAGCTTGTATTAATGTAGATTGATGAAACGTTGCTTGAAGGGCCTCTGCTGGGCCTTCGGTTCTGTGTTTTACCAGCTGGAAAATTAATTCATATCACCTTTATGCGTTGTGATTTACACCTGCTAATTCTTCAAGCCCCGAGCAATTGAGAGGTGTTAGATTTGCGTCATTTTCATCACCTTTTTACAATAGACAGCCTCATTATCGGCAGATAGGCGCATAAACTGTGAACAAAATGTAGGAGAAAACTATTCATAATCTCGGTAATTGGGACTTGAATCTTTTTTTTGAGGGTACAATTACATAGTCAATTACATACTTTCAGACACATTGATGATACGAGCATTGAAATAGGGATAGAAAAATCCGCCAAGGCAACATGATTGCCAGGATTTTGTTGTTAAATTGATACAGTTGTTTCTGTTCTGCTTGACGCATGAGTGGAATGCAAGCCAGCTCTCTTTTAGTAATTCTAAGTAATCTTATTTGGACTGTTGGAATGGGGATTCATCtatagtatatttagtatagttgattatattatattattgactgggtggtttgagccctgaatgctgattggctgacagccatggtatatcagaccgtataccacaggtatgacaaaacaacTCTAATTACCTTGGTAACccttttataatagcaataaggcacctcgggggtttgtggtatatggacaatataccacggccaagggctgtatccaggcactcctcattgcgtcgtgcttaagaacattCCTTAGCTgtgttatattggccatatacccccccccccgtgccttattgcttaagtatagtgtagtacagtatagtatatcatagtatagtatagtagagaatagtatagtatagtacagaatAGTATGGCACGCTGTAGTATATTATAGCATAGCACATTGTAGTATATTATACCATAGCATAGTATTACATTTGTATTACATTACATTTGTATAGTATAGTGCAATAAagtctggtatagtataatattgcttagtatattatagtagtatagtacattacattatagtacagtatagtacagtatattatattataaaggGGAAAGGAGAAAGGTGTATACTTAGTCCGTTTTAAAACTGAATGCATtctactgaaatgtgtcttccgcatttaacccaacccctctgaatcagagaggtgtggaagGCTGTCTAAATCGACATTCACATCTTCGGTGcgcagggaacagtgggttaactgccttgctcaggggcagaacgacagaccttgtcagctctgggatttgatccagcaacctttcggttagtacAGTAtagaatattatagtatagtacggtGCAGAACAGTATGGTATTGTATAGTaaagtagtattgtattgtatagtaaagtagtattgtatagtagagtagtattgtattgtatagtaAAGCAGT
This DNA window, taken from Oncorhynchus gorbuscha isolate QuinsamMale2020 ecotype Even-year linkage group LG13, OgorEven_v1.0, whole genome shotgun sequence, encodes the following:
- the LOC123994194 gene encoding homeobox protein EMX1-like, which codes for MYQHSKKCFTIESLVGKDVNSSTTGDEPIRPTALRFTESIHPAPFGSCFQNSGRTLYSSPDMMFPDPGTHTGNSGLPLHPLQLPSQPFFNPHQRDTLNFYPWVLRNRYLGHRFQDEDSSPENLLLHGPFSRKPKRIRTAFSPSQLLRLERAFEKNHYVVGAERKQLASGLCLTETQVKVWFQNRRTKHKRQKLEEESPESQQKRKGSQHVSRWRVATQQGSGPEDIDVISED